ATTATCTGCATCAGTCACAGGCATTTGTTCAAAAGCAGCCCGGTCTAAAATATCAATAGCATCAAGTAAACTGTCATTTTCTGATAAACTAATCACATTTTTATTGGCGACCTCTTCAGCCACCACTACTTGATCGAGTGAGGAATCGAGAAGCCACTTTTGTAAATCGAAAAAGGTAACCATGCCCACCATTTCCCCTTCATCATTGGTCACAATCACACAACCTTTACCCGATGAAATATATACTTTCTTCAACACTTCTAATTTATCTGATACATGAACTGACGGCACAGAACGCCATGGTAATCGCGATACAGGAACTGCACGCATCCATGAGCGCTCAAGTGACCATTCGGTATTCACACCTTTTTCCGACAACACTTCTGTTAAAATGGAATCACTACCAAATGCGCGTTTGGTCAGTGCTGCAACAACACATGCGGTCATCAATGGCACCATAATATGATAATCATTGGACAGCTCAAAAATCATCAGAATAGAACTCATCGGTGCTTGAATCGTAGCAGCCACCATCGCACCACATGCAACCAATGCATATGCACCATACGATTCTGTCCATGTGGGAAACATACCATGCACAAGCCCACCATAAAGTGCACCTGCCGTTGCCCCGATAAACACAGATGGACCAATCATACCGCCACCAAACTTACCACCTGAACAAATAATGCTGACAACCAATTTCATCACCAATAAAATACTTAAAAACAGTATCAAGGGTAAATGCTGACCGACCATGTTGGTTTCCACATTTTCCAAGAGAATGCCATCCACAGTACCATAACCAATGGACATAATTTCTGGAATCACCAATGCACATAAACCCAACAACAAACCTGCCACAGCAGGTCTTGCAATTGGAAATGAGATATAACGCTCATACATATGTCG
This genomic stretch from Ghiorsea bivora harbors:
- a CDS encoding chloride channel protein; the encoded protein is MLRQLHIRLRMMPKWLRNHDTLYLGLWSLVVGVLAGYGALLVRFGIEWVSRIWTGEASWSEGLHEIHWSIFILAPSIAGLIVGWINNRWLPVTEERVIPGVIEALAERGGKISFRKSSGEFVANILSVGSGASMGREAPTVALGAALSSLIGQWFKLSEKQIRTLIGCGVAGGIAASFNAPIAGVLFALEVILADYAIATFTPIVMSAVIATVITRSELGNFPMFTIPEFRLVSSWEIPAYIGLGIFCGLLATLIVKGVPTARHMYERYISFPIARPAVAGLLLGLCALVIPEIMSIGYGTVDGILLENVETNMVGQHLPLILFLSILLVMKLVVSIICSGGKFGGGMIGPSVFIGATAGALYGGLVHGMFPTWTESYGAYALVACGAMVAATIQAPMSSILMIFELSNDYHIMVPLMTACVVAALTKRAFGSDSILTEVLSEKGVNTEWSLERSWMRAVPVSRLPWRSVPSVHVSDKLEVLKKVYISSGKGCVIVTNDEGEMVGMVTFFDLQKWLLDSSLDQVVVAEEVANKNVISLSENDSLLDAIDILDRAAFEQMPVTDADNPKRVLGIVSRNAVFSTYHKLIVKHGEDHATKSW